In one Leptogranulimonas caecicola genomic region, the following are encoded:
- a CDS encoding carboxypeptidase M32 produces the protein MAHLDLQDTLAALDALELRRYGLRYGMISALWLAETADPAACAHNRGEAMATLQEDDRQLLCGEESQAIVTQLEAHKSQLDFFRAAQLRVMDRDQQEQLRIPAPLAGRIARLTNEATDAWKRAKQNDCWDDFAPYLDQLVAASKEMAVALNPEADPYDTLLDLFEHGTSRAFYNAFFDQLKATVVPLVAAVTKAPQLSNECMRGYFDPAVQWELSRDLATSEGVDPQKLVLGQTEHPFSDAIDSQHVFIATHIYPDDLLSNVFSMLHEGGHAMYEAGVDPAYDLTCLHGGTSMGMHEAQSRFFENLVGRDRAFAKPLLALLTSHFPEQLASVTPDEFFLAANRVEPSLVRTEADELTYPLHVMVRYEIEKQLFDGSLTAAQVPEVWAQLYRSYLGVEVPDNRRGALQDVHWSQASFGYFPTYALGSAYGAQLLHALKASLAADGTSWEEVLASGDLAPVRAWLKDHIWHWGRAKEPAELILEATGEPFDARFYCDYLAEKYTRLYSLNPLILDPKLDGNHPANT, from the coding sequence ATGGCGCATTTGGACCTTCAAGACACTCTGGCCGCCCTCGATGCCTTGGAGCTGAGGCGCTACGGGCTTCGCTACGGCATGATCAGCGCCCTCTGGCTGGCAGAGACCGCCGACCCCGCCGCCTGCGCCCACAACCGCGGCGAGGCCATGGCTACCCTGCAGGAGGACGACCGCCAACTGCTGTGTGGCGAGGAGAGCCAGGCCATCGTGACCCAGCTAGAAGCCCACAAAAGCCAGCTGGACTTCTTCCGCGCAGCCCAGCTGCGCGTCATGGATCGCGACCAGCAAGAGCAGTTGCGCATCCCGGCCCCACTGGCAGGCCGCATCGCCCGCCTTACCAACGAGGCCACCGACGCCTGGAAGCGCGCCAAGCAGAACGATTGCTGGGATGACTTTGCCCCCTATCTGGATCAGCTGGTGGCCGCTTCCAAAGAGATGGCGGTGGCGCTGAATCCTGAGGCAGACCCCTACGACACACTGCTGGACCTCTTTGAGCACGGCACCAGCCGCGCCTTCTACAACGCCTTCTTCGACCAGCTCAAGGCCACCGTGGTGCCCCTGGTGGCTGCGGTGACAAAGGCGCCTCAGCTCTCGAACGAGTGCATGCGCGGCTACTTTGACCCCGCCGTGCAGTGGGAGCTCTCTCGCGATCTGGCAACCTCGGAGGGCGTCGACCCTCAAAAGCTGGTGTTGGGCCAAACAGAACACCCCTTCTCCGACGCCATCGACTCTCAGCATGTCTTCATCGCTACCCACATCTACCCCGACGACCTGCTCTCCAACGTCTTCTCCATGCTCCACGAGGGCGGCCACGCCATGTACGAGGCCGGCGTGGACCCCGCCTACGACCTCACCTGCCTCCATGGAGGCACCTCCATGGGCATGCACGAGGCCCAGAGCCGCTTCTTCGAGAACCTGGTGGGCCGTGACCGCGCCTTTGCCAAGCCGCTTTTGGCCCTTTTGACCTCCCACTTCCCCGAGCAGCTGGCCTCCGTCACGCCCGATGAGTTCTTCCTGGCCGCCAACCGCGTGGAGCCCAGCCTGGTGCGCACCGAGGCCGACGAGCTCACCTACCCCCTCCACGTCATGGTGCGCTACGAGATCGAGAAGCAGCTCTTCGACGGCAGCCTCACCGCGGCCCAGGTGCCCGAGGTATGGGCCCAGCTCTACCGCTCCTACCTGGGCGTAGAGGTTCCCGACAACCGCCGCGGCGCCCTCCAGGACGTCCACTGGTCCCAGGCCTCCTTTGGCTACTTCCCCACCTATGCCCTGGGCAGCGCCTACGGCGCCCAGTTGCTGCATGCTCTCAAGGCGTCCCTGGCAGCCGACGGCACCAGCTGGGAAGAGGTGCTGGCCTCTGGCGACCTGGCCCCCGTGCGCGCTTGGCTAAAGGACCACATCTGGCATTGGGGCCGAGCCAAAGAGCCCGCCGAGCTTATCTTGGAAGCCACCGGCGAGCCCTTTGACGCCCGTTTTTACTGCGACTACCTTGCCGAGAAATACACCCGCCTCTATAGCCTCAATCCCTTGATCCTCGACCCCAAGCTTGATGGCAATCATCCTGCGAACACCTAA
- a CDS encoding aminotransferase-like domain-containing protein, whose amino-acid sequence MASSYLSFDEWEDVYADRIEHLRRSAVRDLFAAISRPNVIGLSGGSPDISSLPLDEVAECTKRVVTENGLKSLQYGGSDGRIETRTMVAGMLAEDDIHVDPDEIIITGGSQQALDFMGRVFINPGDKIIVEGPSYLGALQAFSAYQPDVEVVPMDDEGMSMDALEETLKRLGPRGAKFIYTIPNFQNPAGVTMTLERRRRLLELAHEYHIQVIEDDPYGRLRFEGEHIPPLKSMDPNVIYLGTTSKIFAPGLRLAWCVAPKPVIAKINLCEQGASLCCSAFNQILAEQYFTRTDWKGTLEKSRAIYRSRRDAMISALEEFFPPEATWTHPQGGLFVYVTLPPYFDTEQMMSAALENGVAYVPGSNCFPNGEGKSSMRLAFSYEPEEKIREGVRRLSEVIADRMELYRAFLKAGALPEASSEGM is encoded by the coding sequence ATGGCGAGTTCTTACTTGAGTTTTGACGAATGGGAGGATGTCTATGCAGACCGCATAGAGCATCTTCGCCGCAGTGCCGTGCGCGACCTGTTCGCAGCTATATCCAGGCCCAACGTCATCGGGCTTTCCGGCGGCAGCCCTGACATTTCCAGCCTGCCGCTGGACGAGGTGGCCGAGTGCACCAAGCGCGTCGTCACCGAGAACGGTTTGAAGTCTTTGCAGTATGGCGGCTCGGACGGGCGCATCGAGACACGCACTATGGTGGCTGGCATGCTGGCAGAAGACGATATCCATGTGGATCCCGATGAGATCATCATCACCGGCGGCTCTCAGCAGGCGCTGGACTTCATGGGGCGCGTGTTCATCAATCCAGGCGACAAGATCATCGTGGAGGGCCCCAGCTATCTGGGCGCGCTCCAGGCGTTCTCGGCCTATCAGCCAGACGTCGAGGTCGTCCCCATGGACGACGAGGGCATGTCCATGGATGCGCTGGAAGAGACCCTCAAGCGCTTGGGGCCCCGCGGCGCCAAGTTCATCTACACCATCCCCAACTTCCAAAACCCTGCAGGCGTCACCATGACGCTGGAGCGCCGCCGCCGCCTTTTGGAGCTGGCCCACGAGTATCACATCCAGGTGATCGAGGACGACCCCTATGGCCGCCTGCGCTTTGAGGGCGAGCACATCCCGCCCCTAAAATCCATGGATCCCAACGTCATCTACCTGGGCACCACTTCCAAGATCTTTGCCCCGGGCCTGCGTTTGGCTTGGTGCGTGGCGCCCAAGCCGGTGATCGCCAAGATCAACCTCTGCGAGCAGGGGGCCAGCCTTTGCTGCAGCGCCTTCAACCAGATTCTGGCCGAGCAGTACTTCACGCGGACCGACTGGAAGGGCACCCTGGAGAAGTCCCGCGCCATCTATAGGAGCCGCCGCGACGCCATGATCTCGGCGCTGGAAGAGTTCTTCCCGCCTGAGGCCACCTGGACCCACCCGCAAGGCGGCCTCTTTGTCTACGTGACGCTGCCACCCTACTTTGACACCGAGCAGATGATGTCGGCGGCGCTGGAAAACGGCGTGGCCTACGTGCCTGGCTCCAACTGCTTCCCCAACGGCGAGGGCAAGTCCTCCATGCGCCTGGCCTTCTCCTACGAGCCAGAGGAGAAGATCCGCGAAGGCGTCAGGCGCCTCTCGGAAGTCATCGCAGACCGTATGGAGCTCTACCGTGCGTTCCTCAAGGCAGGGGCTCTGCCTGAGGCCTCAAGCGAAGGGATGTAA
- a CDS encoding 3-hydroxyacyl-CoA dehydrogenase translates to MAFQKVVVAGGGVLGSQIAFQSAYCGLDTTIWLRSEGSIGRTQPKIDQLVKDYHAQIDEMAEALKKSQEEGEPMPTGAWAMGIADPDDFDPDACHKKVDEATKNLCLELDMAKAVEDADVVVESMAEQEKAKIDFYKKLAPLMPAKTVLVTNSSSLLPSTFARYTGRPDRYLAMHFANHIWKNNIAEVMAQSKTSAASFDAVIEFAKKIRMVPLPVHKEKAGYLLNSMLIPFLFSAMDLYVNGISDPESIDTAWVRGTGSPNGPFQILDVVGLVTAYNIVQPYTKIPGFVAPYNFKGISAMLKKKIDAGETGVAAGKGFYDYSQK, encoded by the coding sequence ATGGCATTTCAAAAGGTAGTGGTAGCTGGCGGCGGTGTGCTGGGCAGTCAGATCGCATTTCAAAGCGCCTACTGCGGACTTGACACCACCATTTGGCTTCGCAGTGAGGGCTCCATTGGCCGTACGCAGCCAAAGATCGACCAGCTGGTAAAGGATTACCACGCGCAGATCGACGAGATGGCAGAGGCCCTCAAGAAGAGCCAGGAAGAGGGCGAGCCCATGCCTACCGGCGCGTGGGCTATGGGCATCGCGGATCCTGACGACTTTGATCCTGATGCCTGCCACAAAAAGGTGGACGAGGCCACCAAGAACCTGTGCTTAGAGCTGGACATGGCCAAGGCCGTAGAGGACGCAGACGTGGTAGTGGAGTCTATGGCCGAGCAGGAGAAGGCCAAGATCGACTTTTACAAGAAGCTTGCGCCGCTTATGCCTGCCAAGACCGTGCTGGTCACCAACTCCTCCAGCCTTCTGCCCAGCACCTTCGCGCGCTACACCGGCCGTCCCGACCGCTATCTGGCCATGCACTTTGCCAACCACATCTGGAAGAACAACATCGCCGAGGTCATGGCCCAATCCAAGACGTCGGCGGCCTCCTTCGACGCCGTCATCGAGTTTGCCAAGAAAATCCGCATGGTGCCACTGCCGGTGCATAAGGAGAAGGCAGGCTACCTGCTCAACTCCATGCTTATCCCGTTTTTGTTCTCGGCCATGGACCTCTATGTAAACGGCATCTCCGACCCTGAGTCCATCGATACCGCCTGGGTCCGCGGCACCGGCTCACCCAACGGCCCCTTCCAGATCCTCGACGTCGTGGGCCTGGTCACCGCGTACAACATCGTGCAGCCCTACACCAAGATCCCCGGATTCGTCGCCCCCTACAACTTCAAGGGAATCTCGGCCATGCTCAAGAAGAAGATCGACGCTGGAGAGACCGGCGTTGCCGCCGGCAAGGGCTTCTACGACTACAGCCAGAAGTAA
- a CDS encoding ROK family protein, which produces MSQTLVEILGVTEDVDGAGGPERLLVGIDVGGTTVKVALVTLDGVVQARDAVRTKSMRTGEEVLEAAKQVQAIVAENLKPQQQVAAVGLALPGVVTAEDTLLMAPNVDVDLEGLILALERVMGVKVYPVNDANAAALGEMWKGAGEGARNLVFVTLGTGVGGGMVFDGAVAVGRSGGAGEIGHIVVEPGGRQCNCGQQGCLEMYTSSRGLVYLYRAACEAAGEDPVPLEHDAHALPIFDAARTGDPVAQAAISQYSGYLGRALGMLACALDPEAFVIGGGISAAFDLFGPELLEAYRAATLPTCADTPIVEATMGNLAGMVGAACHAKTREGL; this is translated from the coding sequence ATGTCCCAGACGTTGGTTGAGATTCTTGGTGTGACAGAGGATGTGGACGGCGCCGGTGGCCCGGAGCGTCTGCTGGTGGGCATCGACGTGGGCGGCACCACCGTCAAGGTGGCTCTGGTCACTTTGGACGGGGTGGTGCAGGCCAGGGACGCCGTGCGCACCAAGTCCATGCGCACCGGCGAAGAGGTGCTAGAGGCGGCCAAGCAGGTCCAGGCCATCGTTGCCGAGAACCTCAAGCCTCAGCAGCAGGTAGCCGCCGTGGGCTTGGCGCTCCCTGGAGTGGTGACTGCAGAAGACACCCTGCTCATGGCTCCCAATGTGGATGTGGACCTGGAAGGCCTCATCCTGGCGCTGGAGCGCGTCATGGGCGTGAAGGTCTACCCGGTGAACGACGCCAACGCTGCCGCTTTGGGCGAGATGTGGAAGGGTGCCGGCGAAGGTGCGCGCAACCTGGTCTTTGTGACGCTGGGCACCGGCGTGGGCGGCGGCATGGTCTTTGACGGCGCGGTGGCGGTGGGGCGCAGCGGCGGTGCCGGCGAGATAGGCCATATCGTGGTGGAGCCAGGCGGCCGCCAGTGCAACTGCGGCCAACAGGGCTGCCTTGAGATGTACACCTCGTCCCGTGGCCTGGTCTATCTCTATCGGGCCGCCTGCGAGGCCGCCGGCGAGGACCCTGTGCCCCTGGAGCACGACGCCCATGCGCTGCCTATCTTCGACGCCGCCCGCACCGGCGACCCGGTGGCTCAGGCGGCCATCAGCCAGTACAGCGGCTATCTGGGCCGCGCGTTGGGCATGCTGGCCTGTGCCCTGGACCCCGAGGCGTTTGTCATTGGCGGAGGCATCAGCGCAGCCTTTGACCTCTTTGGCCCCGAGCTTCTCGAAGCCTATAGGGCTGCCACGCTGCCTACTTGCGCCGACACTCCCATTGTGGAGGCCACCATGGGCAATCTGGCAGGCATGGTGGGTGCTGCCTGCCATGCCAAGACCCGCGAGGGGCTCTAG
- a CDS encoding nitroreductase family protein, which translates to MDMEKTIERTELDYGLDDIAATVRGCRSYRRFDDGDPIPRELMLALVDLARQTASAGNLQPLRYRLVSDASVRDGVFKRLGWAGYLATWDGPELAERPTGYVVVCAADKVTPLTWVDAGIASQTILLAATEAGFGGCILRNFKPDLAEFLSLEGVEPLLVIALGTPVEKCVLEPLDSSPDGIKYWRDDQGVHHVPKRSLEEVLV; encoded by the coding sequence ATGGACATGGAGAAGACCATCGAGCGCACTGAGCTCGATTACGGACTTGATGACATTGCAGCCACTGTACGCGGCTGTCGCAGCTATCGACGCTTCGATGACGGCGACCCTATTCCTCGCGAACTCATGCTGGCCTTGGTAGACTTGGCGCGCCAGACGGCCTCGGCAGGCAATTTGCAGCCCCTTCGCTATCGGTTGGTGAGCGATGCCAGCGTGCGCGATGGGGTATTTAAGCGCCTGGGATGGGCCGGCTATCTTGCCACCTGGGATGGACCGGAGCTGGCAGAGCGTCCCACAGGTTATGTCGTGGTATGCGCTGCCGATAAGGTCACCCCTCTGACCTGGGTGGACGCAGGCATCGCTTCTCAAACCATCCTGCTGGCAGCCACCGAGGCTGGTTTTGGCGGCTGCATCCTTCGCAACTTCAAACCCGATCTCGCAGAGTTCTTAAGCTTGGAGGGCGTCGAGCCCCTGCTGGTCATCGCGCTGGGCACTCCTGTGGAGAAGTGCGTGCTCGAGCCTTTGGACAGCTCCCCTGACGGCATAAAGTACTGGCGCGACGACCAAGGTGTGCATCATGTGCCCAAGCGCTCTCTAGAAGAGGTGCTGGTCTAA
- the dtd gene encoding D-aminoacyl-tRNA deacylase — translation MRALLQRVSQAQVTVDGQVTGAIGNGFLILLGVGPDDTPQIAERLWDKIRRLRVFDDAVGKMNLSLEAVGGSVLVVSQFTLYANCRRGNRPGFTDAAKPELANELYQHFCQIAACDVPVKTGIFAAEMQVSLINDGPITIWLDTDDLF, via the coding sequence ATGCGCGCATTGCTGCAGCGAGTAAGCCAAGCCCAAGTCACCGTAGACGGCCAGGTCACCGGGGCCATTGGCAATGGGTTCCTCATCCTTTTGGGAGTGGGGCCTGATGACACGCCCCAGATCGCCGAGCGCCTCTGGGACAAGATTCGCCGCCTGCGCGTCTTTGACGATGCGGTCGGCAAGATGAATCTGTCGTTGGAGGCGGTGGGCGGCAGCGTGCTGGTGGTGAGCCAATTCACCCTCTACGCCAACTGCCGCCGCGGCAATCGCCCCGGCTTTACCGACGCCGCAAAGCCAGAGCTCGCAAACGAGCTCTACCAGCACTTTTGCCAGATAGCTGCCTGCGACGTGCCGGTGAAGACCGGCATCTTCGCCGCCGAGATGCAGGTGTCGCTCATCAACGACGGCCCCATCACCATTTGGCTGGACACCGACGACCTGTTTTAG
- a CDS encoding D-alanine--D-alanine ligase family protein has translation MEKLTVAVIMGGSSFERRFSLASGKHVVEALEEAGHTVIPLDADENLVDTLRAERPDVAFIAMHGAGGEDGAVPSLLTFLDIPFVGSLPPVCRNTWNKAELPFVMARAYAPEDSVVRWPAQIALPAGAFRNLGAAKALDLMPERVGGFPLAVKPGCGGSAMGLAKVEEADQLGVALMGALAYDDTALVQEWVEGAELSVTVIGDPGDETVLPPVEIVVDGIYDTDARLNPQEVHYFCPVRPQSLSPDPSEADVARSTCERAAIEVYRAFGCRDMARIDMVWDGAAPRVLDLKVFPGLTETSLVPVALAAAQISLPELLDSMVQQAYQRGC, from the coding sequence ATGGAAAAGCTAACTGTTGCCGTGATTATGGGCGGCTCCTCCTTTGAGCGTCGGTTCTCCCTGGCCAGCGGCAAGCACGTGGTGGAGGCGCTGGAAGAGGCCGGCCACACCGTGATCCCCCTGGATGCCGACGAGAACCTGGTAGACACCCTGCGCGCCGAGCGCCCGGACGTGGCATTCATCGCCATGCATGGCGCCGGCGGCGAGGATGGGGCGGTGCCTTCGCTGCTCACCTTTTTGGACATCCCCTTCGTGGGCTCGCTGCCCCCGGTGTGCCGCAACACGTGGAACAAGGCCGAGCTGCCCTTCGTGATGGCCCGGGCCTATGCCCCTGAAGACTCCGTGGTGCGCTGGCCTGCCCAGATCGCGCTGCCGGCAGGGGCCTTCCGCAACCTGGGCGCCGCCAAGGCGCTGGACCTCATGCCTGAGCGTGTGGGCGGCTTCCCGCTGGCCGTGAAGCCTGGCTGCGGCGGCTCTGCCATGGGCCTTGCCAAGGTGGAGGAGGCCGACCAGCTGGGTGTGGCCCTCATGGGCGCCTTGGCCTACGACGACACTGCGCTGGTGCAAGAGTGGGTGGAGGGCGCAGAGCTCTCCGTCACCGTCATTGGCGATCCCGGCGACGAGACCGTGCTGCCTCCGGTGGAGATCGTGGTCGACGGCATCTACGACACCGACGCGCGCCTGAACCCCCAGGAAGTCCACTACTTCTGCCCGGTGCGCCCCCAGTCGCTCTCGCCCGACCCTTCCGAGGCAGACGTGGCCCGCAGCACCTGCGAGCGTGCAGCCATCGAGGTCTATCGCGCCTTTGGCTGCCGCGACATGGCCCGCATCGACATGGTGTGGGACGGCGCCGCTCCCCGTGTGCTGGACCTCAAAGTCTTCCCCGGCCTCACTGAGACCTCGTTGGTGCCAGTGGCCCTTGCCGCCGCCCAGATCTCGCTGCCCGAGCTGTTGGACTCCATGGTGCAGCAAGCCTACCAGCGCGGCTGCTAA
- a CDS encoding Cof-type HAD-IIB family hydrolase, giving the protein MAQKIAFFDIDGTLLSFRTHSMPHTTQVALQELRNNGVLIYVASGRALFQVPSFLRNGQGDFEGFDGFLCNSGQVCLDERGIFRMTAVDPEAVRLITEEALKGGFDIVYMTADRAFTPRHGPLVTAAEEHANVKFDEDVPEAAYTRPVYQLNAFIAPEDEHLITDVTDKVKLVRWTEDFADVIPADGGKDQGVWAVLDHYGIDRKDAYAFGDGGNDASMLAAVGNGVAMGNADHRAKDVANVITTSVDDAGIYRACVHLGLIDDVLHMCEEDRCIMVIKDGKNK; this is encoded by the coding sequence ATGGCTCAAAAAATCGCGTTCTTTGATATCGATGGCACTCTGTTATCCTTCCGTACCCACTCGATGCCCCATACCACCCAGGTAGCGCTGCAGGAGCTGCGCAACAACGGCGTGCTCATCTATGTGGCGTCGGGCCGCGCGCTGTTCCAGGTGCCTTCGTTCTTGCGCAACGGCCAGGGTGATTTCGAGGGTTTCGACGGCTTTTTGTGCAACTCAGGCCAGGTGTGCTTGGATGAGCGCGGCATCTTTCGCATGACGGCGGTGGACCCCGAGGCGGTGCGTCTCATCACCGAGGAGGCGCTCAAGGGCGGCTTTGACATCGTCTATATGACGGCGGACCGCGCCTTCACCCCACGCCACGGGCCGCTGGTGACTGCCGCCGAAGAGCACGCTAACGTGAAGTTTGATGAAGACGTGCCAGAGGCTGCCTATACTCGTCCGGTCTATCAGCTCAATGCTTTTATCGCGCCCGAAGACGAGCACCTGATCACCGACGTCACCGACAAGGTAAAGCTGGTGCGTTGGACCGAGGATTTCGCAGACGTCATCCCTGCAGACGGTGGCAAGGATCAAGGCGTCTGGGCGGTGCTTGACCACTACGGCATCGATCGCAAGGATGCCTATGCCTTTGGCGACGGCGGCAACGACGCTTCGATGTTGGCCGCAGTGGGCAACGGTGTTGCCATGGGCAACGCAGACCACAGGGCAAAAGACGTGGCCAATGTGATCACCACTTCGGTAGACGATGCGGGCATTTACCGTGCCTGCGTGCACCTGGGCCTCATCGATGACGTGCTTCACATGTGCGAAGAGGACCGTTGCATCATGGTGATCAAGGACGGCAAGAACAAGTAG